In Candidatus Methanosphaera massiliense, the following are encoded in one genomic region:
- a CDS encoding TIGR04083 family peptide-modifying radical SAM enzyme, producing the protein MHVMIIPTMGCPANCSYCWSSETTSLVMSDKTIDDTVEWLKDFKKEPVTFTFHGGEPLLAGYDFYKHALNKIATELDFLYPAFAIQTNLWLMDDDIAELFKQYEIPVGSSLDGPKDLNDIQRGPGYYEKTLKGYEIARKHGLRVSFISTFTNYSITRKEEIFNFFKDNGFNMKIHPALPSIKSHKSDNFALEPEDYGNLLLYLLDQYLDLADQIELKNIDHLCRGVFMRRGCVCTYVDCMGSTFAVGPDGSIYPCYRFVDMPEYVIGHVSDKPTYDELMNSKAEKLLFKYKEFVDEDCKDCKHIDYCRGGCPYNALAISDHEVKCVDPHCEAYKMIFDKIDELMNQKLNNAFDELDNVVEKDYNFTLNVGFENEGNIKNGKKFTVMDIALK; encoded by the coding sequence ATGCATGTAATGATAATACCAACAATGGGATGTCCAGCAAATTGTAGCTACTGCTGGAGTTCTGAAACAACATCACTAGTCATGTCAGATAAAACTATTGATGATACTGTTGAATGGTTAAAAGATTTTAAGAAAGAACCTGTTACATTCACCTTCCATGGAGGTGAACCCTTACTAGCAGGTTATGATTTCTATAAACATGCATTAAATAAAATAGCTACAGAACTAGATTTCTTATATCCAGCATTTGCAATACAGACTAACTTATGGCTGATGGATGATGATATTGCAGAATTATTTAAACAATATGAGATTCCCGTAGGCAGTAGTCTTGATGGTCCAAAGGATTTAAATGATATTCAGAGAGGACCAGGTTATTATGAGAAGACATTAAAGGGGTATGAAATAGCAAGAAAGCATGGTCTACGTGTAAGTTTTATTAGTACATTTACTAATTATTCTATCACACGTAAGGAGGAGATATTCAACTTTTTCAAGGATAATGGATTTAACATGAAAATTCATCCAGCATTACCTTCTATTAAGAGTCATAAGAGTGATAATTTTGCATTGGAACCAGAAGATTATGGTAATCTTTTATTATACTTATTAGATCAATACCTTGACCTTGCAGACCAGATAGAATTGAAGAATATTGACCATCTATGTAGGGGAGTATTCATGCGCAGAGGATGTGTATGCACATACGTTGATTGTATGGGAAGTACTTTTGCAGTTGGTCCTGACGGAAGTATTTATCCATGTTACAGATTTGTGGACATGCCGGAATATGTTATAGGACATGTATCAGACAAGCCAACATATGATGAATTAATGAATAGTAAGGCAGAAAAATTATTATTCAAATACAAAGAATTTGTTGATGAAGATTGCAAGGACTGTAAACATATAGATTACTGTAGGGGAGGATGTCCATATAATGCTCTTGCAATAAGTGACCATGAAGTGAAATGTGTGGACCCTCACTGTGAAGCATATAAAATGATATTTGACAAGATTGATGAATTAATGAATCAAAAACTTAACAATGCATTTGATGAATTAGATAATGTTGTTGAAAAAGATTATAATTTCACATTAAATGTTGGATTTGAAAATGAAGGCAATATAAAAAATGGTAAAAAATTCACTGTAATGGATATTGCTCTTAAATAA
- a CDS encoding ribosome biogenesis/translation initiation ATPase RLI gives MSRIAILEKDKCQPKKCNYACISYCPGVRMEEDTIVISEEDKKPLISEELCSGCGICVNRCVFNAIDIINLPEELTEEPIHRYGQNSFELFGMPTIKEGSVVGLLGPNGIGKSTILNILSGQIIPNFGNYEEENSWDNVIEHFKGSQLQNYFKKLSNNDLKIAYKPQMVDQLPKVVKGKVSELLKGVDERNKMDDVIEKLELSSTLDRELKNLSGGELQRIAIAATILRDADFYYIDEPTSWLDVKQRLNSVEVIRDLTEENRSVLVIEHDLATLDAMSDYVHVMYGEEGGYGVVSKLRGVRVGINAYINGFLNEENIRIRKQPIEFEIRPPSELIDSETITNYTDFHKKYDNFELTVDKGEINQSQVITAFGPNGIGKTTYAKILAGVVEPDSGEVEDEIKIAYKPQYILSDFEGTVQDFLYMYAKGYGTNVFNTDIAKPFDLNKILDKQVSKLSGGELQRLATAVTISQDADVYLLDEPTAFLDVEQRLKVAKAIKHIVLRDDTSAIIIDHDIVFIDYISDRAMVFYGEPSSKGHATAPINLRDAMNKFLSDVEITFRRDKETNRPRVNKTDSYLDREQKEKGEYYYLEE, from the coding sequence TTGAGTCGAATAGCAATATTAGAAAAAGATAAATGTCAACCAAAAAAATGTAACTATGCATGTATCTCCTATTGTCCAGGAGTAAGAATGGAAGAAGATACCATAGTAATTAGTGAAGAAGATAAAAAACCATTAATATCAGAGGAATTGTGTTCTGGATGTGGAATCTGCGTTAATAGATGTGTCTTCAATGCAATAGATATCATAAATCTGCCGGAAGAATTAACAGAGGAACCAATTCACAGATATGGACAGAATAGTTTTGAATTATTTGGTATGCCAACAATAAAAGAGGGTTCAGTAGTAGGATTATTAGGACCAAACGGTATAGGAAAATCAACAATACTAAACATACTATCAGGACAAATAATACCAAACTTTGGAAACTATGAAGAAGAAAATAGTTGGGATAATGTAATAGAACATTTTAAAGGATCACAACTACAAAATTACTTCAAAAAATTAAGTAATAACGATCTTAAAATAGCATACAAACCACAAATGGTGGATCAATTACCAAAAGTAGTAAAAGGTAAAGTATCCGAGCTATTAAAAGGAGTGGATGAAAGAAATAAAATGGATGATGTAATAGAAAAACTTGAATTATCATCCACATTAGACCGTGAACTTAAAAATCTATCCGGTGGAGAACTACAGAGAATAGCAATAGCAGCAACAATATTAAGAGATGCAGATTTCTATTACATTGATGAACCAACATCATGGTTAGATGTAAAACAAAGATTAAACTCAGTTGAAGTTATAAGAGATCTCACAGAAGAAAATAGAAGTGTACTAGTAATAGAACACGACCTTGCAACATTAGATGCTATGAGTGATTATGTACATGTAATGTACGGTGAAGAAGGAGGATACGGAGTAGTATCCAAGTTAAGAGGAGTAAGAGTAGGAATCAATGCATACATCAACGGATTTTTAAATGAAGAAAACATAAGAATCAGAAAACAACCAATAGAATTTGAAATAAGACCACCAAGCGAACTAATAGATTCAGAAACAATAACAAACTACACAGATTTCCACAAAAAATACGACAACTTCGAATTAACAGTAGACAAAGGAGAAATAAACCAAAGCCAAGTAATCACAGCATTCGGACCAAACGGTATAGGAAAAACAACATATGCAAAGATATTAGCAGGAGTGGTAGAACCTGATTCTGGAGAAGTGGAAGATGAAATAAAAATAGCATACAAACCACAGTACATACTCTCCGACTTCGAAGGAACAGTACAAGACTTCCTATACATGTATGCAAAAGGCTATGGAACAAACGTATTTAACACAGACATAGCAAAACCATTTGACCTAAACAAAATACTAGATAAACAAGTAAGCAAACTATCCGGTGGAGAACTACAAAGATTAGCAACAGCAGTAACAATATCACAAGATGCAGACGTATACCTATTAGACGAACCAACAGCATTCCTTGATGTGGAACAAAGATTAAAAGTAGCAAAAGCAATAAAACACATAGTACTAAGAGATGATACATCAGCAATAATCATAGACCACGATATAGTATTCATAGATTATATATCAGACAGAGCAATGGTATTTTATGGAGAACCAAGTAGTAAGGGTCATGCAACAGCTCCGATAAACCTACGTGATGCAATGAATAAATTCCTATCAGATGTAGAAATAACATTCAGACGTGATAAAGAAACTAACAGACCAAGAGTAAACAAGACGGACAGCTACCTAGATCGTGAACAGAAAGAAAAAGGAGAATATTATTACCTAGAAGAATAA
- a CDS encoding histone family protein yields the protein MYRSDTMETLPIAPIGRILSNAGAPRATKDAKIELSEKLTDLGEEIAKEAVEIAKHSGRKTVKASDVELAVKLKF from the coding sequence ATTTATAGGAGTGATACTATGGAAACATTACCAATAGCACCTATAGGAAGAATATTATCCAATGCAGGTGCACCTCGAGCAACTAAAGATGCTAAAATAGAATTATCAGAAAAGCTTACAGATCTCGGTGAAGAAATAGCTAAAGAAGCTGTTGAAATAGCAAAACATTCTGGTAGAAAAACTGTTAAAGCATCTGATGTTGAATTAGCTGTAAAACTTAAATTCTAA
- a CDS encoding glycosyltransferase family 39 protein, with protein sequence MINKFKRFIQDNKKDLHYILALTIILLIISIPKLYLQYSIGIGNWDTYLYLENGRNFAKMGWGDVSSIAPVLPMILAKIFLITHHTFQEAIFNVDVIAYIMGVIFLYLILRFKFNENVSLVGSFIYATFTLLFSWVAIGGNDIIGVSGTLATIYLILAAHKYNTKIYYIALPIAAYSFLTRYTAGIMAFAIVFYLIINRINLKEIRDIIIGFILGVISISWFLNQFNKVLGTPFPFLGQFSGTVSNTQVMDSGYLPDTWYYITHIPNYLSSTIPLRSTFNAVVNPMGNIPTTLSYLYIILMILGFVVILYQTYKIIKNSDKKYFTTINILLLITVAILSIACLITLSQVSYITTFILFFIIMGLIWLTLYQYNIDTLDYDLLMISLFVIYIVFQSILSTKNDRYFITVLPFIAYFIANAVNSIYNYVDDKITAKNVKPTTILTAAIIVLLVINSLAFVSSIPQNNHYKDVEDACYWLNETHAPLNNTTIIYSDNWPGATWYLNLYIQRGVPDTNVENSSLEFSKQILASNSSHSPASYYIETNKVTDGNYPGLTAIKRIGDVTIYENNYLLENTDKNLTTQEYRDYLNRTLSNYDKIGGE encoded by the coding sequence ATGATAAATAAATTTAAAAGATTCATCCAAGATAATAAGAAGGATTTACATTATATTCTAGCTTTAACAATTATCTTACTTATTATTAGTATTCCCAAGCTATATCTTCAATATTCAATTGGTATAGGAAATTGGGACACTTATTTATACTTAGAAAACGGCCGTAATTTTGCAAAAATGGGATGGGGTGATGTGTCTAGTATTGCACCTGTTCTACCAATGATTCTGGCAAAGATATTTCTAATCACACATCATACATTCCAGGAAGCAATATTCAATGTAGATGTAATAGCATACATAATGGGAGTAATCTTCCTATATTTAATACTACGCTTCAAATTTAACGAAAATGTCAGTCTTGTTGGAAGTTTCATATATGCAACATTTACCCTATTATTCTCATGGGTTGCCATTGGTGGAAATGATATTATAGGAGTATCAGGTACCCTTGCAACAATATACCTGATACTAGCAGCACATAAATACAATACTAAAATATACTACATAGCATTACCTATAGCTGCCTATTCATTCCTGACACGATATACTGCTGGTATAATGGCATTTGCAATAGTATTTTATTTAATAATCAATAGAATAAACTTAAAAGAAATACGAGATATAATAATAGGATTTATATTAGGAGTAATAAGTATAAGTTGGTTCTTAAACCAGTTTAATAAGGTGCTTGGAACACCATTTCCATTTTTAGGACAATTTAGTGGAACAGTTTCAAACACTCAAGTTATGGATTCAGGATATCTGCCTGACACATGGTACTATATCACACACATCCCTAACTACTTATCAAGCACAATACCCCTAAGATCCACATTCAATGCAGTAGTTAACCCTATGGGTAACATACCAACAACACTATCATACTTATACATCATACTAATGATATTAGGATTTGTAGTTATATTATACCAAACATATAAAATTATTAAAAACAGTGACAAGAAATACTTTACAACAATAAATATCCTATTACTCATAACAGTAGCAATTCTAAGTATAGCTTGTTTGATAACATTAAGTCAAGTATCATATATTACAACATTTATTCTATTCTTTATAATAATGGGACTAATATGGCTAACATTATATCAGTATAATATTGACACACTAGACTATGACTTGCTAATGATTTCATTATTTGTAATCTACATAGTATTCCAATCCATACTATCCACTAAAAATGATAGATATTTCATAACAGTACTTCCATTTATCGCATACTTCATAGCAAATGCAGTAAATAGTATTTATAATTACGTTGACGATAAGATTACAGCTAAGAATGTTAAGCCAACTACAATATTAACAGCTGCAATAATTGTGCTTCTGGTGATAAACAGTCTGGCATTTGTAAGCAGTATCCCACAAAATAATCATTATAAGGATGTTGAAGATGCATGCTACTGGCTAAATGAGACACATGCACCGTTAAATAATACAACTATCATATATTCTGATAACTGGCCGGGAGCTACATGGTATCTTAACCTGTATATTCAGAGAGGAGTTCCAGATACCAATGTTGAAAATAGCTCATTAGAATTTTCAAAGCAGATACTGGCAAGTAATAGTTCACATAGCCCAGCATCATATTATATTGAGACTAACAAGGTTACTGATGGTAATTATCCAGGATTAACTGCTATTAAGCGTATAGGTGATGTGACAATATATGAAAATAATTATTTATTAGAGAACACTGATAAAAATTTAACAACACAGGAATACAGGGATTACTTGAACAGGACATTAAGTAATTATGATAAAATAGGAGGTGAATAG
- a CDS encoding glycosyltransferase family 39 protein, whose product MKHIHIDTLKDKLLVILALFMLVYTGILVYCQSVIGVSYWDIFVYLQDALLFANINIGSQLSVPPVLSLLTSIPFRLGFISETSMFIVSGVLFFLLIIGVYELFNEKYSPKVSFIGSIILSMLSLIVTWAVSGSNDAPALTFSVWAIYFTIQGLNKDFKYYYLAFILFVFAFFTRFTEGFILLVMLCYLGLNHDKFHTQCKENNIFKLIAFMIVTLAVIMAVYLISQGSIPFLSQFVEVSNSNQVSSVNVGYELNPFYYLQHLPEILTCWSASSQYSMMLTTAVNNPTFLSYVMLLCAILGVISFIFDIIRRDESIDRWNLKFGIIIILSVFTIISYTHISYIFTELLFIGIMLLSYKFFPNNVDKLDIVMFIWMGIFLIMHSYHPVKVDRYIMPTLIPLLYFMIKGIQDTTKTLKIKNKKTPLIILTIILLILIPINANYISSMTHENPHTHEEKQAAQWLQNYDENIDNYNISSDRGVSFSWYLKKYTYSTIPRVLEANNDTLENKLNTIHAKYYIDSTSKLQSIKGYHVIYDNNKTTYKLRIYERD is encoded by the coding sequence ATGAAACACATCCACATAGATACTTTAAAAGATAAGCTATTAGTAATTCTAGCATTATTCATGTTAGTATATACTGGAATTCTAGTTTATTGTCAAAGTGTTATTGGAGTTAGTTACTGGGATATATTCGTATATCTTCAAGATGCATTACTATTTGCTAATATTAATATTGGTAGTCAGCTAAGTGTTCCGCCAGTACTCTCCCTATTAACATCAATACCCTTCAGGTTAGGCTTTATATCCGAAACAAGCATGTTTATTGTTTCAGGTGTTCTGTTTTTCCTCTTAATTATTGGTGTTTATGAATTATTTAATGAAAAATATAGTCCAAAGGTATCCTTTATTGGAAGTATCATTCTTTCAATGTTATCTCTTATAGTTACATGGGCTGTCAGCGGATCTAATGATGCTCCAGCTCTTACCTTCAGTGTATGGGCTATATATTTCACAATACAGGGATTAAATAAGGATTTTAAATACTATTATCTTGCATTTATATTATTTGTATTTGCATTTTTCACCAGATTTACAGAGGGTTTCATACTTCTGGTTATGTTATGTTATCTTGGGCTTAATCATGATAAGTTCCATACCCAGTGCAAAGAGAATAACATATTTAAATTAATAGCTTTCATGATAGTTACACTTGCCGTGATAATGGCAGTTTATCTTATAAGTCAGGGATCTATTCCTTTCCTTAGCCAGTTTGTCGAGGTCTCTAATAGTAATCAGGTTTCTAGTGTTAATGTGGGATATGAACTAAATCCGTTCTATTATCTTCAACATTTACCCGAGATTTTAACTTGCTGGAGTGCTAGTTCACAGTATTCTATGATGTTAACTACTGCTGTTAATAATCCGACATTCCTATCTTATGTAATGTTATTATGTGCCATACTTGGTGTAATATCATTTATATTTGATATAATAAGACGTGATGAAAGTATTGACAGATGGAATTTGAAGTTTGGTATTATTATCATTTTATCAGTTTTTACCATAATTAGTTATACTCATATATCTTATATCTTCACAGAATTACTTTTTATAGGTATAATGTTATTATCTTATAAGTTCTTCCCAAATAACGTAGATAAACTGGACATAGTTATGTTTATATGGATGGGAATTTTCCTTATAATGCATTCATACCATCCAGTAAAAGTAGACCGTTACATTATGCCAACACTCATACCCCTACTATACTTCATGATAAAAGGAATACAAGACACTACAAAAACACTGAAAATAAAAAACAAGAAAACACCATTAATCATACTAACAATAATACTACTAATACTCATACCAATAAATGCAAACTATATATCATCAATGACACATGAAAACCCACACACACATGAAGAAAAACAAGCAGCACAATGGCTACAAAACTATGACGAAAACATAGACAACTATAACATATCCTCAGATAGAGGAGTATCATTCTCATGGTATCTGAAAAAATATACATACTCCACAATACCAAGAGTACTGGAAGCAAATAATGATACATTAGAAAACAAACTAAACACTATACATGCTAAGTACTATATAGATTCAACAAGTAAACTACAATCCATAAAGGGATATCATGTAATATATGATAATAACAAAACAACATACAAGCTAAGAATATATGAAAGAGATTAG
- a CDS encoding ATPase, whose amino-acid sequence MYTKEEIIKKIMRIRKEIGHDQVEPEIKELHYHNDELTIITPDRPEKSIIIGKGGWVVGKLREELKVKSIHVISYTDIILKEYQLGLSVKHVKKILDNNIIPEECLEPFDNLYDLLKLREKTPYNNTTLKEYIEENINRKPVQDAKIVVALSGGVDSSFSTILSKALGFNVLAVTVDPGTIILPNQFRRNINNLTTTIDVPHEYVKTDMTPIIQDALSGKIHPCGRCSSHIEEVVLNKVKQEEIPIMTYGDLLSTGSQSITKKEDIIRINLPALFRMEKTEIKDIVTKYSVNIIKGYGCPLVVQVHKKYPQYRPFSIQRVLRETRAGILEPGEALDLINTI is encoded by the coding sequence ATGTACACTAAAGAAGAAATAATAAAAAAAATAATGAGAATAAGAAAAGAAATAGGACATGACCAGGTAGAACCAGAAATAAAAGAACTACACTACCATAATGATGAATTAACAATAATAACACCAGATAGGCCTGAAAAATCAATAATAATAGGAAAAGGTGGATGGGTAGTGGGAAAACTAAGAGAAGAATTAAAAGTTAAATCAATCCATGTAATATCCTATACTGACATAATACTAAAAGAATATCAACTAGGATTATCAGTAAAACATGTGAAAAAAATACTAGATAACAATATTATTCCGGAAGAATGTTTAGAACCATTTGATAACTTATATGATTTATTGAAACTAAGAGAAAAAACACCATACAATAACACTACACTCAAGGAATATATTGAAGAAAACATTAACAGAAAACCCGTACAAGATGCAAAAATAGTTGTAGCATTATCAGGAGGAGTAGACAGTAGTTTTTCCACCATACTATCAAAGGCATTAGGATTTAATGTACTAGCTGTAACAGTGGATCCCGGTACAATAATACTACCTAACCAATTCAGACGTAACATAAATAACCTAACAACTACGATAGATGTACCGCATGAATATGTTAAAACAGACATGACTCCCATAATACAGGATGCATTAAGTGGTAAAATTCATCCATGTGGCAGATGTTCTAGTCATATAGAAGAAGTAGTGTTAAACAAAGTAAAACAAGAAGAAATACCCATAATGACATATGGTGATTTATTATCCACAGGATCACAATCAATAACAAAAAAAGAGGATATTATCAGAATAAACCTACCTGCATTATTTAGAATGGAAAAAACAGAAATAAAAGATATTGTAACAAAATATTCAGTAAATATAATAAAAGGGTATGGATGTCCCCTAGTAGTACAGGTTCATAAGAAATATCCGCAATATAGGCCATTTTCAATACAAAGAGTACTACGGGAAACACGTGCAGGTATACTTGAGCCTGGTGAAGCTCTTGATTTAATTAATACTATTTAA